The Archocentrus centrarchus isolate MPI-CPG fArcCen1 chromosome 7, fArcCen1, whole genome shotgun sequence genome window below encodes:
- the LOC115783673 gene encoding uncharacterized protein At5g50100, chloroplastic-like, which produces MFPKVRTCLSSGLSRLPSCVNSRRALGASSVLCKHQHRTFSSESAGVRVLYDGLCPICVTEIQFLQFLQRNRPEKVHFIDISLPDYDGMKYKDITYEMAMKEMHVIDEKDKVHSGVPAFAVMYSAVGLGWLARFMTWSPVRPFMDKSYDIFARNRLKWTGRGKECTTGRCERKIP; this is translated from the exons ATGTTTCCAAAGGTGAGAACATGCTTGTCTTCGGGTTTGTCCAGATTGCCCAGTTGTGTAAATTCAAGACGGGCGTTAGGAGCGTCATCTGTCCTCTGCAAACATCAGCATCGGACCTTCAGCTCTGAGTCTGCTGGTGTCAGG GTTCTGTATGATGGGCTTTGTCCCATATGTGTGACAGAGATCCAGTTCCTCCAGTTTCTGCAGAGAAACCGGCCTGAGAAAGTACATTTTATTGATATCTCTCTGCCAGACTATGATGGAATGAAGTACAAGGATATTACCTATGAGATGGCCATGAAGGAAATGCACGTGATTGATGAGAAAGACAAG GTTCACAGCGGAGTCCCAGCATTTGCAGTGATGTATAGCGCAGTAGGCCTCGGCTGGTTGGCTCGTTTTATGACGTGGTCACCTGTGAGGCCATTTATGGACAAATCCTATGACATCTTTGCCAGGAACCGCCTAAAGTGGACTGGACGTGGAAAGGAGTGCACCACAGGACGCTGTGAAAGGAAAATACCCTGA